The Sardina pilchardus chromosome 19, fSarPil1.1, whole genome shotgun sequence genome window below encodes:
- the ghsrb gene encoding growth hormone secretagogue receptor type 1, which yields MTNWTNNSSCMLSLSLCDAEVTDNDNETMRDFEYPVELFPVSLLPAITVTCVLLFLVGVTGNLMTIVVVTKYKDMRTTTNIYLSSMAFSDLLIFICMPLDLYRIWRYRPWNFGDQLCKLFQFVSECCTYSTILHITALSVERYFAICFPLKAKVAVTKGRVKCVIVVLWLVACCSAGPIFVLVGVQHVNGTNPFETNECTFTEYAIRSGLLTMMVWVSGVFFFLPVLCLTVLYSLIGRRLWRRKRHSFAQNISSRDKSNKQTVKMLVVVVIAFILCWLPFHVGRYLSSKSSEANSPLISQISEYCTLVSFVLFYLSAAINPILYNIMSKKYRIAACKLFRMKHSERSACATVKTENATGWGESSGSN from the exons ATGACCAACTGGACAAACAACTCAAGCTGCATGCTTAGTCTCAGCTTGTGCGATGCAGAGGTTACAGACAATGACAATGAGACCATGAGGGATTTCGAGTATCCTGTAGAACTCTTCCCAGTGTCTTTACTGCCTGCGATAACGGTAacctgtgttttgttgtttcttgTAGGGGTTACAGGGAACCTAATGACCATTGTTGTTGTCACTAAATACAAAGACATGCGAACGACCACAAACATTTACTTGTCTAGCATGGCATTTTCGGACCTGTTGATTTTCATTTGTATGCCTCTGGACCTGTACAGAATCTGGCGTTATCGGCCATGGAATTTTGGGGACCAACTCTGCAAGCTATTTCAGTTCGTCAGCGAGTGCTGCACTTATTCGACCATCCTGCACATCACAGCGCTGAGCGTGGAGAGATATTTTGCAATATGTTTCCCGCTGAAAGCCAAAGTTGCAGTCACGAAAGGGCGCGTGAAATGTGTCATAGTCGTGCTCTGGCTGGTGGCTTGCTGCAGCGCAGGACCAATATTCGTTCTTGTTGGAGTTCAGCATGTAAATGGGACTAACCCGTTTGAGACAAATGAATGCACTTTCACGGAGTATGCCATCCGCTCCGGACTTCTTACCATGATGGTGTGGGTCTCTggagttttcttttttctgcctgtGTTGTGCTTGACAGTTCTGTACAGCCTTATTGGGAGACGGCTgtggagaagaaaaagacattcGTTTGCGCAGAACATTTCCAGCCGGGACAAGAGTAATAAGCAAACTGTGAAGATGTTAG TGGTGGTTGTAATTGCATTTATCCTCTGTTGGCTACCTTTCCACGTGGGACGCTATCTCTCCTCCAAATCATCAGAGGCCAATTCACCTCTCATCTCTCAGATCAGCGAGTACTGCACCTTGGTGTCGTTCGTGCTGTTTTACCTCAGCGCGGCTATAAACCCTATTCTATACAACATTATGTCCAAGAAATACAGGATAGCAGCATGTAAACTGTTTAGAATGAAGCATTCAGAGAGGTCTGCATGTGCAACGGTCAAAACAGAGAATGCGACTGGATGGGGAGAATCAAGTGGCAGTAATTGA
- the pld1b gene encoding phospholipase D1 isoform X1, with translation MLRHHEPTNSTLQLVASDMTDIMEKLDTRELDMGDGGDEVFDGVDAGNPDLRIPFSAIYKTTGFKEPETRVYIATLAITAKILEVERPRIAQDRFNLTTQRSVSKVLPAVFKIEMKHGNFTWMVKRKEKHFMELHRELRTYKTFLRIPLPSRSHTERRQTINRNLARQMPSLPRGGGEDLAREEQVSSRRKQLEDYLNNLLKMPMYRSYHATTEFIDVSQLSFIHDLGAKGLEGFVYKRSGGHRIPGLNCCGHSKMCYRWSKRWLVVKDSFLVYMKPDSGAISFVMLVDKEFSIKMDSKDTETKHGVRIDNLNRTLVLKCSSYRHARWWGQAIEDFVQKYGSAFLTDQRFGSFAQEQLDIPSKWYVNGKTYMEDVANALEEAKEEIFITDWWLSPEIFLKRPVVEGNYWRLDCILKRRAQQGVRIFVMLYKEVELALGINSEYSKRTLMHLHPNIKVMRHPDHVSSSVYLWAHHEKIIVIDQSVAFVGGIDLAYGRWDDCEHRLTDVGSVTRAMQNTEAETEAMASPAKCPPTSNGKGVPTDDSLDQPKLKGQGRGRRTRFSIRRHLQKRGLTHADSVSTIDSEEGWSNSISSQHNLIPGRWMELKVDSPSGPSLPGADSAQNTQADVVGLLGNTRFWHGKDYCNFVHKDWIQLEKPFDDFIDRHTTPRMPWHDIASVVHGRAARDVARHFIQRWNFTKLMKPKYRSLSYPYLLPKSHTTANEIRYQVPNCTKAKVQVLRSASDWSAGIKYHEESIHNAYVHVIQNSQHYVYIENQFFISCADNKHVYNKIGDAIAERIIRAYKENKKYRVYVVTPLLPGFEGDINTGGGSAIQAVMHFNYRTMNRGDCSIISQLRREMGDQWMNYISFGGLRTHAELEGRLVTELIYVHSKMLIADDNTVIIGSANINDRSMLGKRDSEVAVIYQDTETVTSVMDGEEYQAGPFGLRLRMECFSMILGANTDSSIDVSDPISDTFYKEVWMSTAAINATIYQKVFRSLPSSDVRSITELEGYLAKPGLEKEDPARAQEELKKIRGFLVQFPLQFLSEQNLLPPIGSKEAMVPMEVWT, from the exons ATGCTGCGGCACCACGAGCCCACGAACAGCACACTGCAACTGGTGGCTTCGGACATGACAGACATCATGGAGAAGTTAGACACACGAGAATTGGacatgggggatgggggggacgagGTGTTCGACGGAGTTGATGCCGGCAACCCAG ACCTCCGCATCCCCTTCTCCGCCATCTACAAGACAACCGGCTTCAAGGAGCCAGAGACGCGGGTCTACATCGCGACCCTCGCCATCACGGCCAAGATCCTGGAAGTGGAGCGCCCCAGGATAGCCCAGGACCGCTTCAATCTCACCACCCAGAGGAGCGTGTCAAAG GTGCTCCCTGCTGTTTTCAAGATTGAGATGAAGCACGGGAACTTCACCTGGATGgtgaagaggaaggagaaacaCTTCATGGAGCTTCATCGGGAGCTGCGCACCTACAAGACCTTCCTGAGGATCCCACTGCCCTCCCGCAG TCACACCGAACGCCGGCAGACTATAAACAGGAACTTGGCACGTCAGATGCCCAGTCTGCCacgagggggtggggaggaccTGGCCAGGGAGGAGCAGGTGTCCAGTAGACGG AAACAACTGGAAGATTACTTGAATAATCTGCTAAAAATGCCAATGTACAGAAGCTACCATGCTACA ACCGAGTTCATTGATGTGAGTCAGCTGTCCTTCATTCATGATTTGGGAGCAAAAGGCTT GGAGGGCTTTGTTTACAAGCGGTCGGGCGGTCACCGGATCCCAGGGCTCAACTGTTGTGGCCACAGTAAAATGTGCTACCGCTGGTCCAAACG GTGGCTGGTTGTGAAAGACTCGTTTCTGGTCTACATGAAGCCAGACTCTGGGGCCATCTCTTTTGTCATGCTGGTGGACAAGGAGTTCTCGATCAAAATGGACTCCAAAGACACAGAGACTAAGCACGGGGTGCGCATTGACAATCTGAACAG GACGTTGGTGCTGAAGTGCAGCAGCTACCGGCACGCCCGCTGGTGGGGACAGGCCATCGAGGACTTTGTTCAGAAGTACGGCAGCGCCTTCCTCACCGACCAGCGCTTCGGCTCCTTTGCCCAGGAGCAGCTGGACATCCCGTCCAAGTG GTATGTCAATGGGAAGACCTACATGGAGGATGTGGCTAATGCGCTAGAGGAGGCAAAGGAAGAGATCTTCATCACCGACTGGTG GCTCAGCCCGGAGATCTTCCTGAAGCGGCCTGTCGTCGAGGGCAACTACTGGCGCCTGGACTGCATTTTAAAACGCAGAGCA CAACAAGGCGTGAGGATTTTCGTGATGTTGTACAAAGAGGTGGAGCTGGCCCTTGGAATCAACAGTGAATACAGCAAAAGGACGCTCATGCACCTTCACCCAAATATCAAG gtgATGAGGCACCCGGACCACGTGTCCTCCTCGGTCTACCTGTGGGCTCACCACGAGAAGATCATAGTCATTGACCAGTCGGTGGCCTTCGTGGGAGGCATTGACCTGGCGTACGGCCGCTGGGACGACTGCGAACATCGCCTGACAGACGTCGGGAGCGTCACCCGAGCTATGCAGAACACCGAG GCAGAAACTGAAGCCATGGCCTCGCCTGCAAAATGCCCGCCGACCAGCAACGGCAAGGGCGTCCCGACGGACGACTCGCTGGACCAGCCCAAGCTGAAGGGCCAGGGCCGCGGCCGCCGGACCCGCTTCAGCATCCGCCGCCACCTGCAGAAGCGCGGCCTGACCCACGCCGACAGCGTCAGCACCATCGACAGCGAGGAGG GTTGGTCTAACAGCATATCCAGCCAACACAATTTGATACCAGGTAGATGGATGGAGTTGAAGGTGGACTCACCTTCTGGTCCATCACTGCCGG GGGCAGACTCTGCCCAGAACACGCAGGCTGATGTTGTGGGGCTCCTTGGTAATACCCGCTTCTGGCATGGAAAGGACTACTGCAACTTTGTTCACAAGGACTGGATTCAGCTCGAGAAGCCATTTGATG ACTTCATTGACAGGCATACAACTCCCAGAATGCCTTGGCATGACATCGCCTCAGTGGTCCATGGGAGGGCAGCCAGAGACGTCGCCAGACACTTCATCCAGCGCTGGAACTTCACCAAG CTCATGAAGCCCAAGTACAGGTCTCTGTCTTACCCGTACCTGCTACCCAAGTCGCACACCACTGCCAACGAGATCAGATACCAGGTTCCCAACTGCACCAAGGCGAAAGTACAG GTTCTGCGATCGGCATCCGACTGGTCGGCCGGGATTAAGTACCACGAGGAGTCCATCCACAACGCCTACGTCCACGTGATCCAGAATAGCCAGCACTACGTCTACATCGAG AATCAGTTCTTCATAAGCTGCGCAGACAACAAGCATGTGTACAACAAGATCGGAGACGCTATCGCTGAGAGAATCATCAGAGCCTACAA GGAGAACAAGAAGTACCGTGTGTACGTGGTCACCCCTCTTCTGCCTGGCTTTGAGGGAGACATCAACACGGGCGGCGGCAGTGCCATCCAGGCGGTCATGCACTTCAACTACAG aaCGATGAATCGAGGGGACTGCTCCATCATCTCgcagctgaggagagaga TGGGGGATCAGTGGATGAACTACATCTCGTTTGGTGGGCTGCGGACGCACGCGGAGCTGGAAGGCCGCCTGGTGACTGAGCTCATCTACGTCCACAGCAAAATGCTGATCGCTGATGATAACACTGTCATCATTG GCTCGGCCAACATCAACGACCGCAGTATGCTGGGGAAGAGGGACAGTGAGGTGGCGGTCATCTACCAGGACACGGAGACGGTGACCTCAGTGATGGACGGAGAGGAGTACCAGGCCGGGCCATTCGGGCTGCGCCTCAGAATGGAGTGCTTCAG CATGATCCTTGGGGCCAACACAGACAGCAGCATCGACGTGTCTGACCCCATCAGTGACACCTTCTACAAGGAGGTGTGGATGTCCACAGCAGCCATCAATGCCACCATCTACCAAAAG GTGTTCCGCAGCCTCCCGTCCAGTGACGTGCGCAGCATCACTGAGCTGGAGGGCTACCTGGCGAAGCCCGGCCTGGAGAAGGAGGACCCGGCGCGGGCCCAGGAGGAGCTCAAGAAGATCCGCGGCTTCCTCGTCCAGTTCCCCCTCCAGTTCCTCAGCGAGCAGAACCTGCTGCCGCCCATCGGCTCCAAGGAGGCCATGGTGCCCATGGAGGTCTGGACCTGA
- the pld1b gene encoding phospholipase D1 isoform X2 — protein sequence MLRHHEPTNSTLQLVASDMTDIMEKLDTRELDMGDGGDEVFDGVDAGNPDLRIPFSAIYKTTGFKEPETRVYIATLAITAKILEVERPRIAQDRFNLTTQRSVSKVLPAVFKIEMKHGNFTWMVKRKEKHFMELHRELRTYKTFLRIPLPSRSHTERRQTINRNLARQMPSLPRGGGEDLAREEQVSSRRKQLEDYLNNLLKMPMYRSYHATTEFIDVSQLSFIHDLGAKGLEGFVYKRSGGHRIPGLNCCGHSKMCYRWSKRWLVVKDSFLVYMKPDSGAISFVMLVDKEFSIKMDSKDTETKHGVRIDNLNRTLVLKCSSYRHARWWGQAIEDFVQKYGSAFLTDQRFGSFAQEQLDIPSKWYVNGKTYMEDVANALEEAKEEIFITDWWLSPEIFLKRPVVEGNYWRLDCILKRRAQQGVRIFVMLYKEVELALGINSEYSKRTLMHLHPNIKVMRHPDHVSSSVYLWAHHEKIIVIDQSVAFVGGIDLAYGRWDDCEHRLTDVGSVTRAMQNTEAETEAMASPAKCPPTSNGKGVPTDDSLDQPKLKGQGRGRRTRFSIRRHLQKRGLTHADSVSTIDSEEGADSAQNTQADVVGLLGNTRFWHGKDYCNFVHKDWIQLEKPFDDFIDRHTTPRMPWHDIASVVHGRAARDVARHFIQRWNFTKLMKPKYRSLSYPYLLPKSHTTANEIRYQVPNCTKAKVQVLRSASDWSAGIKYHEESIHNAYVHVIQNSQHYVYIENQFFISCADNKHVYNKIGDAIAERIIRAYKENKKYRVYVVTPLLPGFEGDINTGGGSAIQAVMHFNYRTMNRGDCSIISQLRREMGDQWMNYISFGGLRTHAELEGRLVTELIYVHSKMLIADDNTVIIGSANINDRSMLGKRDSEVAVIYQDTETVTSVMDGEEYQAGPFGLRLRMECFSMILGANTDSSIDVSDPISDTFYKEVWMSTAAINATIYQKVFRSLPSSDVRSITELEGYLAKPGLEKEDPARAQEELKKIRGFLVQFPLQFLSEQNLLPPIGSKEAMVPMEVWT from the exons ATGCTGCGGCACCACGAGCCCACGAACAGCACACTGCAACTGGTGGCTTCGGACATGACAGACATCATGGAGAAGTTAGACACACGAGAATTGGacatgggggatgggggggacgagGTGTTCGACGGAGTTGATGCCGGCAACCCAG ACCTCCGCATCCCCTTCTCCGCCATCTACAAGACAACCGGCTTCAAGGAGCCAGAGACGCGGGTCTACATCGCGACCCTCGCCATCACGGCCAAGATCCTGGAAGTGGAGCGCCCCAGGATAGCCCAGGACCGCTTCAATCTCACCACCCAGAGGAGCGTGTCAAAG GTGCTCCCTGCTGTTTTCAAGATTGAGATGAAGCACGGGAACTTCACCTGGATGgtgaagaggaaggagaaacaCTTCATGGAGCTTCATCGGGAGCTGCGCACCTACAAGACCTTCCTGAGGATCCCACTGCCCTCCCGCAG TCACACCGAACGCCGGCAGACTATAAACAGGAACTTGGCACGTCAGATGCCCAGTCTGCCacgagggggtggggaggaccTGGCCAGGGAGGAGCAGGTGTCCAGTAGACGG AAACAACTGGAAGATTACTTGAATAATCTGCTAAAAATGCCAATGTACAGAAGCTACCATGCTACA ACCGAGTTCATTGATGTGAGTCAGCTGTCCTTCATTCATGATTTGGGAGCAAAAGGCTT GGAGGGCTTTGTTTACAAGCGGTCGGGCGGTCACCGGATCCCAGGGCTCAACTGTTGTGGCCACAGTAAAATGTGCTACCGCTGGTCCAAACG GTGGCTGGTTGTGAAAGACTCGTTTCTGGTCTACATGAAGCCAGACTCTGGGGCCATCTCTTTTGTCATGCTGGTGGACAAGGAGTTCTCGATCAAAATGGACTCCAAAGACACAGAGACTAAGCACGGGGTGCGCATTGACAATCTGAACAG GACGTTGGTGCTGAAGTGCAGCAGCTACCGGCACGCCCGCTGGTGGGGACAGGCCATCGAGGACTTTGTTCAGAAGTACGGCAGCGCCTTCCTCACCGACCAGCGCTTCGGCTCCTTTGCCCAGGAGCAGCTGGACATCCCGTCCAAGTG GTATGTCAATGGGAAGACCTACATGGAGGATGTGGCTAATGCGCTAGAGGAGGCAAAGGAAGAGATCTTCATCACCGACTGGTG GCTCAGCCCGGAGATCTTCCTGAAGCGGCCTGTCGTCGAGGGCAACTACTGGCGCCTGGACTGCATTTTAAAACGCAGAGCA CAACAAGGCGTGAGGATTTTCGTGATGTTGTACAAAGAGGTGGAGCTGGCCCTTGGAATCAACAGTGAATACAGCAAAAGGACGCTCATGCACCTTCACCCAAATATCAAG gtgATGAGGCACCCGGACCACGTGTCCTCCTCGGTCTACCTGTGGGCTCACCACGAGAAGATCATAGTCATTGACCAGTCGGTGGCCTTCGTGGGAGGCATTGACCTGGCGTACGGCCGCTGGGACGACTGCGAACATCGCCTGACAGACGTCGGGAGCGTCACCCGAGCTATGCAGAACACCGAG GCAGAAACTGAAGCCATGGCCTCGCCTGCAAAATGCCCGCCGACCAGCAACGGCAAGGGCGTCCCGACGGACGACTCGCTGGACCAGCCCAAGCTGAAGGGCCAGGGCCGCGGCCGCCGGACCCGCTTCAGCATCCGCCGCCACCTGCAGAAGCGCGGCCTGACCCACGCCGACAGCGTCAGCACCATCGACAGCGAGGAGG GGGCAGACTCTGCCCAGAACACGCAGGCTGATGTTGTGGGGCTCCTTGGTAATACCCGCTTCTGGCATGGAAAGGACTACTGCAACTTTGTTCACAAGGACTGGATTCAGCTCGAGAAGCCATTTGATG ACTTCATTGACAGGCATACAACTCCCAGAATGCCTTGGCATGACATCGCCTCAGTGGTCCATGGGAGGGCAGCCAGAGACGTCGCCAGACACTTCATCCAGCGCTGGAACTTCACCAAG CTCATGAAGCCCAAGTACAGGTCTCTGTCTTACCCGTACCTGCTACCCAAGTCGCACACCACTGCCAACGAGATCAGATACCAGGTTCCCAACTGCACCAAGGCGAAAGTACAG GTTCTGCGATCGGCATCCGACTGGTCGGCCGGGATTAAGTACCACGAGGAGTCCATCCACAACGCCTACGTCCACGTGATCCAGAATAGCCAGCACTACGTCTACATCGAG AATCAGTTCTTCATAAGCTGCGCAGACAACAAGCATGTGTACAACAAGATCGGAGACGCTATCGCTGAGAGAATCATCAGAGCCTACAA GGAGAACAAGAAGTACCGTGTGTACGTGGTCACCCCTCTTCTGCCTGGCTTTGAGGGAGACATCAACACGGGCGGCGGCAGTGCCATCCAGGCGGTCATGCACTTCAACTACAG aaCGATGAATCGAGGGGACTGCTCCATCATCTCgcagctgaggagagaga TGGGGGATCAGTGGATGAACTACATCTCGTTTGGTGGGCTGCGGACGCACGCGGAGCTGGAAGGCCGCCTGGTGACTGAGCTCATCTACGTCCACAGCAAAATGCTGATCGCTGATGATAACACTGTCATCATTG GCTCGGCCAACATCAACGACCGCAGTATGCTGGGGAAGAGGGACAGTGAGGTGGCGGTCATCTACCAGGACACGGAGACGGTGACCTCAGTGATGGACGGAGAGGAGTACCAGGCCGGGCCATTCGGGCTGCGCCTCAGAATGGAGTGCTTCAG CATGATCCTTGGGGCCAACACAGACAGCAGCATCGACGTGTCTGACCCCATCAGTGACACCTTCTACAAGGAGGTGTGGATGTCCACAGCAGCCATCAATGCCACCATCTACCAAAAG GTGTTCCGCAGCCTCCCGTCCAGTGACGTGCGCAGCATCACTGAGCTGGAGGGCTACCTGGCGAAGCCCGGCCTGGAGAAGGAGGACCCGGCGCGGGCCCAGGAGGAGCTCAAGAAGATCCGCGGCTTCCTCGTCCAGTTCCCCCTCCAGTTCCTCAGCGAGCAGAACCTGCTGCCGCCCATCGGCTCCAAGGAGGCCATGGTGCCCATGGAGGTCTGGACCTGA